One region of Bacillales bacterium genomic DNA includes:
- a CDS encoding CYTH domain-containing protein yields the protein MNQEIEIEWKNLLTENEFSVLCSAFKVKPEDFWLQHNHYFDTENGMLKKAGSALRIREKQQHRQLTLKQPHPQGLLETHQEISAEDTARAIDHSLLPDGDVMNQLQNNGLRPHGLHYLGTLTTKRAEVQFRGGILVFDHSFYLNHEDYELEYECTDVNGKQTFHELLKEYKIPVRATENKIKRFFDKKNAK from the coding sequence GAAATCGAATGGAAAAATTTACTTACCGAAAACGAATTTTCCGTCCTCTGCTCCGCTTTCAAAGTCAAACCGGAAGATTTCTGGCTTCAGCATAATCACTATTTTGATACGGAAAACGGGATGCTGAAAAAAGCCGGATCAGCCTTGCGCATTCGTGAAAAGCAGCAGCACCGCCAGTTAACATTGAAACAACCTCACCCTCAAGGACTTCTCGAAACCCATCAAGAAATTTCCGCGGAGGACACAGCACGAGCGATTGACCATTCGCTTCTCCCTGACGGCGATGTCATGAATCAGTTGCAAAACAATGGATTGCGTCCTCACGGATTGCATTATTTGGGTACGTTAACGACGAAGCGGGCGGAAGTCCAATTTCGCGGAGGCATCCTCGTTTTTGATCACAGTTTTTACTTGAATCATGAGGATTATGAACTTGAATATGAATGCACAGACGTAAACGGCAAGCAAACTTTCCATGAGCTGCTGAAAGAATACAAGATCCCGGTTCGTGCGACGGAAAACAAAATCAAACGCTTTTTCGATAAAAAAAATGCCAAATGA